Part of the Labilibaculum antarcticum genome, CGCCACAAGTCTGAGGTTTTCCGGCATAAGTCTGAAGTGTTCCGCCACAAGTCTGAGGTTTTCCGGCGAAAGTTTGCAATTGTGCGGCACCGGTAATCCCAAAACTGATGTCGAAAACTGATAAACCGGGAATAACAAGAGAAAAAGTGGGGGGAGGAACAAAAAGGAGTGCTTACAAGTAACGCCTCACCTCCCCCAAGTCTGCAACTTGTGGCAATTAGCAAGACATAATAATCTCAGTTATACAAATTCTTATTACATTCGGTTCTCTTACTTGCAAAGTTATTCTGAGTTGCATCATTACAAATAGAGTAGTGCAAAAAATTATGCAGGAGAAGTAGGACTGATTTCGGTTGAAATATTGTAGAGTTTTAACTACTTCGTAGAACACGAGTTGCAAGCTCGCGCTAGCAGGGGCATAAAGGTAATAATCAAAAATAGGTCCCGTTTCACAACAAATTGACTTTAGTTTTGAACGATAAAGTGAATCGGTATCGACTGCAAGGTATCGAAAGTTAAAAATGTATTCCCCCCATATTTCTGCTATATAAAAGACAAGGAAAATCTTGTCTTATTTGTGCGGTTCGATAAAGGAAAAATAAGACTTCTTTCTTTAAACCCAAATTCTTATTTATTCCAAGGATTTGAATATCTTTGTCAGTTGATGCGAAAGGGCCTGTTTGGTCGTGTGAATAAATTGAAATACAACGGTTTTTCAATGGATTAAACAGGGAAGACTTTTGCAGAACCGAATTATGAATTATTAGTTAAGAGGTCTGAATTCTTATAAAATTTCGATTCTGACTCATAATTTCTGGTTTATAACTCATAAATAACAAAAGAAGTTAACTGATGAAGAACATACGTAATTTTTGTATCATAGCTCATATCGACCATGGGAAAAGTACTTTGGCCGACCGTTTACTGGATGTGACCAACACCATTACCGATCGTGAGAAACAAGCTCAGATTTTGGATAGTATGGATTTGGAACGCGAACGTGGTATCACCATTAAGAGTCATGCCATACAGATGGATTATGAGCAGGATGGTGAGAAATACGTATTGAATTTAATTGATACTCCCGGTCATGTTGATTTTTCGTACGAAGTTTCACGCTCGATTGCCGCCTGCGAAGGTGCTCTGTTGATTGTTGATGCAACTCAGGGAATTCAGGCTCAAACCATTTCCAATTTGTATTTGGCCATTGAGAACGATTTGGAGATCATTCCGATTCTAAATAAAATAGATTTGCCCAATGCAAATCCTGAAGATGTAAAAGATCAGATTGTGGATTTGATAGGTTGTGATATTGATGATATTCTTTCGGCAAGTGGAAAAACCGGCGAGGGAGTCCCTGAAATTTTGGAGGCCATTGTGGCACGTGTGCCTGCACCTACCGGTGATCCTAAAGCTCCTTTGCAAGCTCTTATCTTCGATTCAGAATTTAATTCTTTTAGAGGTATTGTTGCCTATATCCGTGTGATGAATGGGGAAATAAAAAAAGGAGATGCGGTTAAGTTCGTAAATACTGGCAAGGAATATCAGGCAGATGAAATTGGTGTGCTGAGATTAACTCAAGAACCAAGGAAATCTCTTAGTACAGGAGATGTAGGCTATATTATTTCCGGGATTAAAACTTCAACCGAAGTAAAAGTGGGAGATACGGTAACACACAGAGATAATCCGTGTGCCAAGGGAATTGTTGGTTTTGCTGAAGTGAAACCGATGGTGTTTGCAGGGGTTTATCCGATTGAATCGGAAGATTTCGAAGATTTGCGTGCATCAATGGAAAAGTTGAAGTTGAATGATGCTTCTCTTACTTTTGAGCCGGAATCATCAATGGCACTTGGTTTTGGTTTCCGTTGCGGATTTTTGGGCCTGCTGCACATGGAAATTATTCAGGAGCGTTTGGATCGTGAGTTCGATATGAATGTAATTACTACGGTTCCCAACGTTTCGTACATTGCTCACACCAAGAAAGGCGACAAATTCGAAATGCACAATCCTTCGGAAATGCCAGATCCGAATTCTTTGGATTTTATCGAGGAGCCATTTATTAGAGCACAAATTATTACCAAGTCGGAATATACCGGGTCAATCATGAATCTTTGCATGAGCAAACGAGGAATGATGACCAATCAGCAATACCTAACCAGTGATCGTGTAGAATTAACTTACGAGATGCCATTGGGAGAGATTGTATTCGATTTTTACGATAAACTTAAAAGTATTTCAAAAGGATATGCTTCTTTCGATTATTTTTTAATTGATGTTAGACCTGCCAACTTGGTGAAGTTGGATATTCTTTTAAATGGAGATGGAGTTGATGCTTTGTCTACTTTAATTCACGCAGATAATGCCCAGACATTTGGCCGACGCATGTGTGAGAAATTGAAGGAATTAATTCCCCGTCAGCAATTTGATATTGCCATTCAGGGAGCAATTGGAGCCAAAATTATTTCCCGTGAAACAGTTAAAGCTGTTCGTAAAGATGTTACCGCGAAGTGTTATGGTGGTGATATCTCGCGTAAGCGTAAGCTTTTAGAGAAGCAAAAGAAGGGAAAGAAAAAGATGAAGCAAATCGGTAACGTGGAAGTTCCTCAAAAAGCTTTCCTTGCAGTTTTGAAACTTGATTAAGATCACCTGACCGAGAACGAAGTTCTTGTTAGAGTAATAGATATATAAAGCTGTTCGATTATTTCGGACAGCTTTTTTTGTTCTGTAAAGTGAGTGAATGTACTTGAATGATTGGAGTTTTAGTTTTAAAAATTGCGGCAAGCAATCATGGAAAGTTGAATTCAATTGTTGGAAAAGAGAAAAAGACACAAAAAAACCCCGATCATTTGATCGGGGTTCGTACTAATATTTTAAAGATCTTTACTTCGACTTCTTTCTGTAGTCAAGACCCAATTCAATCATTTGTGCTTCGGCAATTGGCGATGGAGAATCAATCATCACATCACGACCCGAATTGTTTTTCGGGAATGCAATAACGTCTCTAATCGATTCGATACCTGCAAACATAGATGCCAAACGGTCAAATCCAAAAGCGATTCCGCCGTGTGGTGGTGCACCATATTTAAATGCATTCATTAAGAAACCAAACTGCGCTTGTGCTTCTTCATCGGTAAAACCAAGATGCTTGAACATTTGAGCTTGAAGATCGGTATCGTGAATACGAATAGAACCTCCGCCAATTTCAACACCATTAATTACCAAATCGTAAGCATTGGCACGAACTTTACCCGGATCAGTTTCCAATAGGTGGAAATCTTCTTGTTTAGGTGAAGTAAATGGATGGTGCATGGCATGGAAACGTTTTGAATCTTCATCCCACTCTAAAAGAGGGAAGTCAACAACCCAAAGAGGAGCGTAAACAGTCTTATCGCGCAAGCCTAGCTGATTACCCATCTCTAAACGTAATTCGCTCAATTGAGGTAAGGTTTTGGCTTTTTCGCCAACCAAAATCAAAATTAAATCGCCTGGTTTAGCCTTACAAGCTTCCGCCCACTTCTGTAATTGTTCCGCACCGTAAAACTTATCAACCGATGATTTAAAAGAACCATCTTCGTTGTATCTCAAGTAAACCATGCCTTTGGCTCCAATTTGTGCTTTCTTCACAAAATCAGTAAGAGCATCCAGTTGTTTACGAGTATAGGTAGC contains:
- the lepA gene encoding translation elongation factor 4; the protein is MKNIRNFCIIAHIDHGKSTLADRLLDVTNTITDREKQAQILDSMDLERERGITIKSHAIQMDYEQDGEKYVLNLIDTPGHVDFSYEVSRSIAACEGALLIVDATQGIQAQTISNLYLAIENDLEIIPILNKIDLPNANPEDVKDQIVDLIGCDIDDILSASGKTGEGVPEILEAIVARVPAPTGDPKAPLQALIFDSEFNSFRGIVAYIRVMNGEIKKGDAVKFVNTGKEYQADEIGVLRLTQEPRKSLSTGDVGYIISGIKTSTEVKVGDTVTHRDNPCAKGIVGFAEVKPMVFAGVYPIESEDFEDLRASMEKLKLNDASLTFEPESSMALGFGFRCGFLGLLHMEIIQERLDREFDMNVITTVPNVSYIAHTKKGDKFEMHNPSEMPDPNSLDFIEEPFIRAQIITKSEYTGSIMNLCMSKRGMMTNQQYLTSDRVELTYEMPLGEIVFDFYDKLKSISKGYASFDYFLIDVRPANLVKLDILLNGDGVDALSTLIHADNAQTFGRRMCEKLKELIPRQQFDIAIQGAIGAKIISRETVKAVRKDVTAKCYGGDISRKRKLLEKQKKGKKKMKQIGNVEVPQKAFLAVLKLD